The following are from one region of the Corylus avellana chromosome ca1, CavTom2PMs-1.0 genome:
- the LOC132187878 gene encoding uncharacterized protein LOC132187878, which translates to MCIAVFLWRAHPLYPFILMLNRDEYHSRSTRPLGWWEGDEILGGRDEVAGGTWLACSRDGRMAFLTNVREVQSLPEAKSRGDLLVRFLQSKKRPMEFAEEMVKEADQYNGFNLILTDLCSKTMVYVTNRAKEGNNLVTEVESGIHVLTNARLDSPWPKAQRLGDSFRELLDEHGEKELPMKEMVEKLMMDTFKDDESMLPHIYPPEREYHLSSIFVETVTTPIGRYGTRSTSAVFVNAIGEVEFYERHLENELWKEETVTYQIEETDQVIGENMAS; encoded by the exons ATGTGCATTGCGGTGTTTCTATGGCGAGCTCATCCACTGTACCCATTCATTCTCATGCTTAACAGGGACGAGTATCACAGTCG GTCTACAAGGCCATTGGGATGGTGGGAAGGTGATGAAATTTTGGGGGGCAGAGATGAAGTGGCAGGTGGGACATGGTTGGCTTGTAGCAGGGATGGACGGATGGCTTTCCTTACAAATGTCAGGGAAGTTCAGTCGCTCCCTGAGGCAAAGAGTAGAGGGGACCTCCTAGTTCGGTTCTTACAG agcaagaagagacCCATGGAGTTTGCCGAAGAAATGGTGAAGGAGGCAGATCAGTATAATGGGTTTAACCTGATATTAACTGATCTTTGTTCCAAAACCATGGTTTATGTAACTAATAGAGCAAAAGAAGGTAACAACCTTGTTACCGAAGTGGAATCTGGGATTCACGTGTTAACAAATGCAAGGCTAGACTCTCCATGGCCAAAG GCTCAACGACTGGGCGATAGTTTCAGAGAGCTATTGGATGAACATGGTGAAAAAGAGTTACCCATGAAAGAGATGGTTGAAAAGCTAATGATGGATACATTTAAAGACGATGAAAGCATGCTACCTCACATTTATCCTCCAGAACGGGAATACCACTTAAGTTCCATATTTGTTGAGACAGTCACTACTCCGATT GGACGTTATGGCACTAGAAGCACTTCTGCAGTGTTTGTGAATGCAATTGGTGAAGTAGAGTTTTATGAGAGGCATCTGGAGAATGAACTGTGGAAAGAAGAGACTGTAACTTACCAGATAGAAGAGACTGATCAAGTGATTGGTGAAAATATGGCTAGCTAG
- the LOC132187885 gene encoding metallothionein-like protein 4B — translation MDTKGRGNSAVCNDTCGCPAPCPGGVACRCTPTSVASTAAGNDHETCACGEHCACNPCTCPKSVETTGSGKAFCKCGEVCTCATCNA, via the exons ATGGATACAAAGGGACGAGGTAATTCTGCTGTTTGCAACGACACCTGCGGCTGTCCTGCTCCCTGCCCTGGCGGCGTAGCTTGCAG ATGCACGCCGACGAGCGTGGCTTCCACCGCAGCCGGAAATGATCACGAGACATGCGCATGCGGTGAGCACTGCGCCTGCAACCCCTGCACATGCCCCAAGAGTGTCGAGACCACCGGTTCTGGCAAGGCCTTCTGCAAGTGTGGTGAGGTTTGCACGTGTGCAACCTGCAATGCCTGA
- the LOC132179308 gene encoding uncharacterized protein LOC132179308 isoform X2, which produces MGKVVERKKKKKKGRPSLLDLQKRNLREQEQQQQQQQKRTHNSAPHSASNYRTAPVAVAVPASGPTPLRRSTRRNPNPDADEIQHEEDEDEEDEEEDELDGKRREKKLKLVLRLPSQKSPLNSQGSESNAEEDEAASNGNKKRKINAIGNGSGLGEGAKGDKSISGANPTNTHQGGQLDSGPSTPLPDKKLLLFIIDRLQKKDTYGVFSEPVDPNELPDYHEVIQHPMDFGTLRNKLTGGAYADLEQFEKDVLLICTNAMQYNAPDTIYFRQARSIHELAKKNFENLRQDSDDNEPEPKIVRRGRPPTKNLKKSLGRPSLERAGSEFSADAGLATGGENTNWSNYDLRKGSHLTDKSAFADSSGRLHGSRNNDVYSNWLVENKFERNDEFTGSMKGNQIKHGKKQFVLDENRRKTYNLSHPSVGGREPSVLTTFDGERKQLLAVGLHSEHGYGRSLARFAANLGPVAWKVASKKIERSLAAGVKFGPGWVGENDIIPPRPLLLPSKLPEMHEGNNLSEKHIPSTHSPLGGHLSKHLPSSSTTSLSSFTTNKSPEPVTGKADVAEGANSHTVINILNSSTGVIKPRPPFQTDQRPGIHPGINGFNGSIGFNIAAQMGKLIGAARPASSGFNLQSPQMHDTISRTNTNYVHLATANKLTSEDPKFMESSTSNNSGGPLPNSGSEALAAQIRVLHPRPSWQGMSPQQRLDSGLSPQQKPDSVPPDLNVRFQSPGSPSSSRVDSAQPDLALQL; this is translated from the exons atgggtaaGGTggtggagaggaagaagaagaagaagaaaggacgGCCGTCTCTGTTAGATCTCCAAAAGCGCAATCTCAGAGAACAagagcaacaacaacaacaacagcaaaaGCGAACGCACAACTCTGCCCCTCATTCAGCTTCTAATTACCGAACTGCCCCTGTTGCTGTTGCTGTCCCTGCCTCGGGTCCAACTCCTCTGCGGCGATCCACGCGCCGGAACCCTAACCCGGACGCCGACGAGATCCAACATGAGGAGGACGAGGACGAGGAGGACGAGGAAGAAGACGAATTGGACGGGAAGCGCCGCGAGAAGAAGCTGAAGCTGGTGCTCCGATTGCCCTCCCAGAAATCGCCGCTCAATTCGCAAGGCTCCGAATCGAATGCCGAGGAGGACGAGGCCGCGTCGAATGGCAACAAGAAGAGGAAGATCAATGCGATCGGGAATGGATCTGGGCTTGGGGAGGGTGCAAAG GGCGACAAGTCGATCTCTGGTGCAAACCCCACAAACACCCACCAAG GGGGTCAGTTGGATTCGGGACCCTCAACGCCTTTACCGGATAAAAAGCTGTTACTGTTCATCATCGACAGGCTTCAAAA GAAGGACACTTATGGTGTGTTTTCTGAGCCAGTGGACCCGAATGAG CTTCCGGACTACCATGAGGTGATACAGCACCCAATGGATTTTGGAACCCTGAGGAATAAACTTACTGGTGGAGCTTATGCCGACTTGGAACAGTTTGAG AAAGATGTTCTCTTAATCTGTACAAACGCAATGCAGTATAATGCGCCTGATACCATATATTTTCGACAG GCACGATCCATACATGAGCTGGCAAAAAAGAACTTTGAAAATCTGAGGCAGGATAGTGATGATAACGAACCAGAACCTAAAATAGTGAGAAGAGGTAGACCACCAAccaagaatttgaaaaaatcacTGGGCAGGCCTTCCTTAGAGCGTGCTGGTTCAGAGTTTTCTGCTGATGCTGGTCTTGCTACTGGGGGAGAAAACACCAACTGGTCCAATTATGATCTGAGAAAAGGAAGTCATCTTACAGACAAGTCTGCTTTTGCAGATTCGTCCGGACGACTCCATGGTTCTCGCAATAATGATGTTTATTCTAATTGGTTGGTTGAAAACAAGTTTGAGAGGAATGATGAATTTACAG GTTCCATGAAGGGTAATCAAATAAAGCATGGGAAGAAACAATTTGTACTTGATGAGAACAGACGTAAGACATATAACCTATCCCATCCATCAGTTGGTGGGCGAGAGCCGTCTGTGTTAACTACTTTTGATGGAGAGAGGAAGCAGCTTTTGGCT GTAGGGCTTCATTCAGAGCATGGTTATGGGAGGAGCCTTGCTCGTTTTGCTGCAAATCTTGGACCTGTTGCTTGGAAAGTTGCTTCTAAGAAGATAGAGAGATCTTTGGCTGCTGGCGTTAAGTTTGGCCCTGGATGGGTTGGAGAAAATGATATCATACCGCCGAGGCCACTGCTACTTCCTTCAAAGTTACCAG AGATGCATGAAGGAAATAATTTGTCTGAGAAGCACATACCTTCTACTCACTCACCTTTGGGTGGCCATCTAAGCAAGCATCTCCCTTCATCTTCTACCACCTCCTTATCTTCCTTCACTACGAATAAATCACCTGAACCTGTCACGGGTAAGGCAGACGTTGCTGAAGGAGCGAATTCTCATACTGTGATTAATATATTGAATAGCAGTACTGGTGTAATCAAGCCAAGGCCTCCCTTTCAGACTGATCAGCGCCCTGGAATTCACCCTGGAATTAATGGATTTAATGGTTCCATTGGGTTTAACATTGCGGCTCAAATGGGGAAACTAATTGGAGCAGCCAGGCCTGCTAGTTCTGGGTTCAACTTACAGTCGCCTCAGATGCATGACACAATCTCTAGGACTAATACTAACTATGTCCATCTGGCAACCGCAAACAAGCTTACTTCAGAAGACCCCAAGTTTATGGAAAGTTCAACTTCAAATAATTCCGGCGGCCCGTTGCCAAACTCCGGTAGTGAGGCACTGGCAGCCCAAATAAGAGTGCTTCATCCACGGCCGTCTTGGCAAGGAATGTCGCCACAACAGAGACTGGACTCTGGATTGTCACCCCAACAGAAACCAGATTCAGTTCCACCAGACCTGAATGTCAGATTTCAGTCTCCAGGATCTCCTAGTTCTAGCCGGGTTGATTCAGCACAGCCAGATTTAGCATTGCAGCTATGa
- the LOC132179308 gene encoding uncharacterized protein LOC132179308 isoform X1, whose amino-acid sequence MGKVVERKKKKKKGRPSLLDLQKRNLREQEQQQQQQQKRTHNSAPHSASNYRTAPVAVAVPASGPTPLRRSTRRNPNPDADEIQHEEDEDEEDEEEDELDGKRREKKLKLVLRLPSQKSPLNSQGSESNAEEDEAASNGNKKRKINAIGNGSGLGEGAKGDKSISGANPTNTHQGGQLDSGPSTPLPDKKLLLFIIDRLQKKDTYGVFSEPVDPNELPDYHEVIQHPMDFGTLRNKLTGGAYADLEQFEKDVLLICTNAMQYNAPDTIYFRQARSIHELAKKNFENLRQDSDDNEPEPKIVRRGRPPTKNLKKSLGRPSLERAGSEFSADAGLATGGENTNWSNYDLRKGSHLTDKSAFADSSGRLHGSRNNDVYSNWLVENKFERNDEFTGSMKGNQIKHGKKQFVLDENRRKTYNLSHPSVGGREPSVLTTFDGERKQLLAVGLHSEHGYGRSLARFAANLGPVAWKVASKKIERSLAAGVKFGPGWVGENDIIPPRPLLLPSKLPGQLSPLQPFSVVEKSSATPCTVESKGDNLSEMHEGNNLSEKHIPSTHSPLGGHLSKHLPSSSTTSLSSFTTNKSPEPVTGKADVAEGANSHTVINILNSSTGVIKPRPPFQTDQRPGIHPGINGFNGSIGFNIAAQMGKLIGAARPASSGFNLQSPQMHDTISRTNTNYVHLATANKLTSEDPKFMESSTSNNSGGPLPNSGSEALAAQIRVLHPRPSWQGMSPQQRLDSGLSPQQKPDSVPPDLNVRFQSPGSPSSSRVDSAQPDLALQL is encoded by the exons atgggtaaGGTggtggagaggaagaagaagaagaagaaaggacgGCCGTCTCTGTTAGATCTCCAAAAGCGCAATCTCAGAGAACAagagcaacaacaacaacaacagcaaaaGCGAACGCACAACTCTGCCCCTCATTCAGCTTCTAATTACCGAACTGCCCCTGTTGCTGTTGCTGTCCCTGCCTCGGGTCCAACTCCTCTGCGGCGATCCACGCGCCGGAACCCTAACCCGGACGCCGACGAGATCCAACATGAGGAGGACGAGGACGAGGAGGACGAGGAAGAAGACGAATTGGACGGGAAGCGCCGCGAGAAGAAGCTGAAGCTGGTGCTCCGATTGCCCTCCCAGAAATCGCCGCTCAATTCGCAAGGCTCCGAATCGAATGCCGAGGAGGACGAGGCCGCGTCGAATGGCAACAAGAAGAGGAAGATCAATGCGATCGGGAATGGATCTGGGCTTGGGGAGGGTGCAAAG GGCGACAAGTCGATCTCTGGTGCAAACCCCACAAACACCCACCAAG GGGGTCAGTTGGATTCGGGACCCTCAACGCCTTTACCGGATAAAAAGCTGTTACTGTTCATCATCGACAGGCTTCAAAA GAAGGACACTTATGGTGTGTTTTCTGAGCCAGTGGACCCGAATGAG CTTCCGGACTACCATGAGGTGATACAGCACCCAATGGATTTTGGAACCCTGAGGAATAAACTTACTGGTGGAGCTTATGCCGACTTGGAACAGTTTGAG AAAGATGTTCTCTTAATCTGTACAAACGCAATGCAGTATAATGCGCCTGATACCATATATTTTCGACAG GCACGATCCATACATGAGCTGGCAAAAAAGAACTTTGAAAATCTGAGGCAGGATAGTGATGATAACGAACCAGAACCTAAAATAGTGAGAAGAGGTAGACCACCAAccaagaatttgaaaaaatcacTGGGCAGGCCTTCCTTAGAGCGTGCTGGTTCAGAGTTTTCTGCTGATGCTGGTCTTGCTACTGGGGGAGAAAACACCAACTGGTCCAATTATGATCTGAGAAAAGGAAGTCATCTTACAGACAAGTCTGCTTTTGCAGATTCGTCCGGACGACTCCATGGTTCTCGCAATAATGATGTTTATTCTAATTGGTTGGTTGAAAACAAGTTTGAGAGGAATGATGAATTTACAG GTTCCATGAAGGGTAATCAAATAAAGCATGGGAAGAAACAATTTGTACTTGATGAGAACAGACGTAAGACATATAACCTATCCCATCCATCAGTTGGTGGGCGAGAGCCGTCTGTGTTAACTACTTTTGATGGAGAGAGGAAGCAGCTTTTGGCT GTAGGGCTTCATTCAGAGCATGGTTATGGGAGGAGCCTTGCTCGTTTTGCTGCAAATCTTGGACCTGTTGCTTGGAAAGTTGCTTCTAAGAAGATAGAGAGATCTTTGGCTGCTGGCGTTAAGTTTGGCCCTGGATGGGTTGGAGAAAATGATATCATACCGCCGAGGCCACTGCTACTTCCTTCAAAGTTACCAGGTCAGCTGTCACCATTGCAGCCATTTTCTGTTGTTGAAAAGTCATCTGCTACACCTTGCACTGTTGAATCTAAGGGAGATAATTTATCAGAGATGCATGAAGGAAATAATTTGTCTGAGAAGCACATACCTTCTACTCACTCACCTTTGGGTGGCCATCTAAGCAAGCATCTCCCTTCATCTTCTACCACCTCCTTATCTTCCTTCACTACGAATAAATCACCTGAACCTGTCACGGGTAAGGCAGACGTTGCTGAAGGAGCGAATTCTCATACTGTGATTAATATATTGAATAGCAGTACTGGTGTAATCAAGCCAAGGCCTCCCTTTCAGACTGATCAGCGCCCTGGAATTCACCCTGGAATTAATGGATTTAATGGTTCCATTGGGTTTAACATTGCGGCTCAAATGGGGAAACTAATTGGAGCAGCCAGGCCTGCTAGTTCTGGGTTCAACTTACAGTCGCCTCAGATGCATGACACAATCTCTAGGACTAATACTAACTATGTCCATCTGGCAACCGCAAACAAGCTTACTTCAGAAGACCCCAAGTTTATGGAAAGTTCAACTTCAAATAATTCCGGCGGCCCGTTGCCAAACTCCGGTAGTGAGGCACTGGCAGCCCAAATAAGAGTGCTTCATCCACGGCCGTCTTGGCAAGGAATGTCGCCACAACAGAGACTGGACTCTGGATTGTCACCCCAACAGAAACCAGATTCAGTTCCACCAGACCTGAATGTCAGATTTCAGTCTCCAGGATCTCCTAGTTCTAGCCGGGTTGATTCAGCACAGCCAGATTTAGCATTGCAGCTATGa
- the LOC132179308 gene encoding uncharacterized protein LOC132179308 isoform X3 has product MGKVVERKKKKKKGRPSLLDLQKRNLREQEQQQQQQQKRTHNSAPHSASNYRTAPVAVAVPASGPTPLRRSTRRNPNPDADEIQHEEDEDEEDEEEDELDGKRREKKLKLVLRLPSQKSPLNSQGSESNAEEDEAASNGNKKRKINAIGNGSGLGEGAKGDKSISGANPTNTHQGGQLDSGPSTPLPDKKLLLFIIDRLQKKDTYGVFSEPVDPNELPDYHEVIQHPMDFGTLRNKLTGGAYADLEQFEKDVLLICTNAMQYNAPDTIYFRQARSIHELAKKNFENLRQDSDDNEPEPKIVRRDSSGRLHGSRNNDVYSNWLVENKFERNDEFTGSMKGNQIKHGKKQFVLDENRRKTYNLSHPSVGGREPSVLTTFDGERKQLLAVGLHSEHGYGRSLARFAANLGPVAWKVASKKIERSLAAGVKFGPGWVGENDIIPPRPLLLPSKLPGQLSPLQPFSVVEKSSATPCTVESKGDNLSEMHEGNNLSEKHIPSTHSPLGGHLSKHLPSSSTTSLSSFTTNKSPEPVTGKADVAEGANSHTVINILNSSTGVIKPRPPFQTDQRPGIHPGINGFNGSIGFNIAAQMGKLIGAARPASSGFNLQSPQMHDTISRTNTNYVHLATANKLTSEDPKFMESSTSNNSGGPLPNSGSEALAAQIRVLHPRPSWQGMSPQQRLDSGLSPQQKPDSVPPDLNVRFQSPGSPSSSRVDSAQPDLALQL; this is encoded by the exons atgggtaaGGTggtggagaggaagaagaagaagaagaaaggacgGCCGTCTCTGTTAGATCTCCAAAAGCGCAATCTCAGAGAACAagagcaacaacaacaacaacagcaaaaGCGAACGCACAACTCTGCCCCTCATTCAGCTTCTAATTACCGAACTGCCCCTGTTGCTGTTGCTGTCCCTGCCTCGGGTCCAACTCCTCTGCGGCGATCCACGCGCCGGAACCCTAACCCGGACGCCGACGAGATCCAACATGAGGAGGACGAGGACGAGGAGGACGAGGAAGAAGACGAATTGGACGGGAAGCGCCGCGAGAAGAAGCTGAAGCTGGTGCTCCGATTGCCCTCCCAGAAATCGCCGCTCAATTCGCAAGGCTCCGAATCGAATGCCGAGGAGGACGAGGCCGCGTCGAATGGCAACAAGAAGAGGAAGATCAATGCGATCGGGAATGGATCTGGGCTTGGGGAGGGTGCAAAG GGCGACAAGTCGATCTCTGGTGCAAACCCCACAAACACCCACCAAG GGGGTCAGTTGGATTCGGGACCCTCAACGCCTTTACCGGATAAAAAGCTGTTACTGTTCATCATCGACAGGCTTCAAAA GAAGGACACTTATGGTGTGTTTTCTGAGCCAGTGGACCCGAATGAG CTTCCGGACTACCATGAGGTGATACAGCACCCAATGGATTTTGGAACCCTGAGGAATAAACTTACTGGTGGAGCTTATGCCGACTTGGAACAGTTTGAG AAAGATGTTCTCTTAATCTGTACAAACGCAATGCAGTATAATGCGCCTGATACCATATATTTTCGACAG GCACGATCCATACATGAGCTGGCAAAAAAGAACTTTGAAAATCTGAGGCAGGATAGTGATGATAACGAACCAGAACCTAAAATAGTGAGAAGAG ATTCGTCCGGACGACTCCATGGTTCTCGCAATAATGATGTTTATTCTAATTGGTTGGTTGAAAACAAGTTTGAGAGGAATGATGAATTTACAG GTTCCATGAAGGGTAATCAAATAAAGCATGGGAAGAAACAATTTGTACTTGATGAGAACAGACGTAAGACATATAACCTATCCCATCCATCAGTTGGTGGGCGAGAGCCGTCTGTGTTAACTACTTTTGATGGAGAGAGGAAGCAGCTTTTGGCT GTAGGGCTTCATTCAGAGCATGGTTATGGGAGGAGCCTTGCTCGTTTTGCTGCAAATCTTGGACCTGTTGCTTGGAAAGTTGCTTCTAAGAAGATAGAGAGATCTTTGGCTGCTGGCGTTAAGTTTGGCCCTGGATGGGTTGGAGAAAATGATATCATACCGCCGAGGCCACTGCTACTTCCTTCAAAGTTACCAGGTCAGCTGTCACCATTGCAGCCATTTTCTGTTGTTGAAAAGTCATCTGCTACACCTTGCACTGTTGAATCTAAGGGAGATAATTTATCAGAGATGCATGAAGGAAATAATTTGTCTGAGAAGCACATACCTTCTACTCACTCACCTTTGGGTGGCCATCTAAGCAAGCATCTCCCTTCATCTTCTACCACCTCCTTATCTTCCTTCACTACGAATAAATCACCTGAACCTGTCACGGGTAAGGCAGACGTTGCTGAAGGAGCGAATTCTCATACTGTGATTAATATATTGAATAGCAGTACTGGTGTAATCAAGCCAAGGCCTCCCTTTCAGACTGATCAGCGCCCTGGAATTCACCCTGGAATTAATGGATTTAATGGTTCCATTGGGTTTAACATTGCGGCTCAAATGGGGAAACTAATTGGAGCAGCCAGGCCTGCTAGTTCTGGGTTCAACTTACAGTCGCCTCAGATGCATGACACAATCTCTAGGACTAATACTAACTATGTCCATCTGGCAACCGCAAACAAGCTTACTTCAGAAGACCCCAAGTTTATGGAAAGTTCAACTTCAAATAATTCCGGCGGCCCGTTGCCAAACTCCGGTAGTGAGGCACTGGCAGCCCAAATAAGAGTGCTTCATCCACGGCCGTCTTGGCAAGGAATGTCGCCACAACAGAGACTGGACTCTGGATTGTCACCCCAACAGAAACCAGATTCAGTTCCACCAGACCTGAATGTCAGATTTCAGTCTCCAGGATCTCCTAGTTCTAGCCGGGTTGATTCAGCACAGCCAGATTTAGCATTGCAGCTATGa